Proteins encoded by one window of Enterococcus saccharolyticus subsp. saccharolyticus:
- the tagD gene encoding glycerol-3-phosphate cytidylyltransferase, producing the protein MKRIITYGTFDLLHYGHINLLRRAKEQGDYLVVALSTDEFNWDKKQKKCYFSFEKRKQLLEAIRYVDLVIPENSWEQKVSDIKEYHIDTFVMGDDWAGEFDFIQEQTEAEVIYLARTPEISTTQIKKDLKLNEN; encoded by the coding sequence ATGAAACGAATAATTACGTATGGAACATTTGATTTGTTGCATTATGGTCATATAAACTTATTGCGTCGTGCAAAAGAACAAGGTGATTATTTAGTTGTTGCTTTGTCGACAGATGAATTTAATTGGGATAAAAAACAAAAGAAATGCTATTTTTCTTTTGAAAAAAGAAAACAATTATTAGAAGCCATTCGTTATGTAGATTTGGTGATTCCTGAAAATAGTTGGGAGCAAAAAGTTTCAGATATTAAAGAATATCATATCGATACCTTTGTGATGGGCGATGATTGGGCAGGTGAATTTGACTTTATCCAAGAACAAACAGAGGCAGAAGTCATTTATTTAGCTCGTACACCAGAAATTTCAACAACACAAATCAAAAAAGATTTAAAATTAAATGAAAACTAA
- a CDS encoding cold-shock protein, with product MEHGTVKWFNNEKGFGFITADNGNDVFVHFSAIQGDGFKALEEGQEVEFTIVEGSRGPQAAEVTKL from the coding sequence ATGGAACATGGAACAGTGAAATGGTTTAACAATGAAAAAGGTTTTGGCTTTATTACTGCGGATAATGGCAACGACGTGTTCGTTCATTTTTCAGCAATTCAAGGTGATGGTTTTAAAGCACTTGAAGAAGGACAAGAAGTAGAATTTACAATTGTTGAAGGTTCTCGCGGTCCTCAAGCGGCAGAAGTAACAAAACTTTAA
- a CDS encoding GNAT family N-acetyltransferase, giving the protein MLERRKVTEADIKTIHPIITEIWQEVYTPIIGSSQVAYMLETYQGPENIRQEMQQGTQYYLLFLENTCVGYTAYEVKPDYLYLSKIYIHQAYRGQGLMREVFDWYDQLSQELKLKQRLRVNQKNSQAIAVYQHRGFKLIKEDIADIGQGFLMIDYLFEKNCC; this is encoded by the coding sequence GTGTTAGAACGTAGAAAAGTAACTGAAGCAGATATTAAAACTATTCATCCAATTATTACTGAAATTTGGCAAGAAGTGTACACGCCAATTATTGGTAGTTCACAAGTGGCTTATATGCTAGAAACTTATCAGGGGCCTGAAAATATTCGCCAAGAGATGCAACAAGGAACGCAGTATTATCTGTTATTTTTAGAAAATACATGTGTCGGCTATACGGCATATGAAGTGAAACCAGACTATTTGTATTTAAGTAAAATTTATATTCATCAAGCATATCGTGGCCAAGGACTTATGCGAGAAGTTTTTGATTGGTACGATCAATTAAGCCAAGAATTGAAATTAAAACAGCGCTTGCGAGTGAATCAGAAAAATAGCCAGGCAATTGCTGTTTATCAACATCGTGGATTTAAATTAATCAAAGAGGATATTGCAGATATTGGTCAAGGATTTTTGATGATAGATTATCTTTTTGAAAAAAACTGTTGCTAA
- a CDS encoding superoxide dismutase, producing the protein MTYTLPDLPYAYDALEPHIDVETMHLHHDKHHNTYVTNLNAAVEKYPELGEKSVEDLISDLAAVPEDIRTAVRNNGGGHANHTFFWEIMAPNAGGEPVGELKAAIDEKFGSFDAFKAEFKAAATSRFGSGWAWLALNNGLLEVTSTPNQDSPLMDGRTPIVGLDVWEHAYYLNYKNVRPDYIDAFWNLVNWEKANELYNAAK; encoded by the coding sequence ATGACTTACACATTACCAGATTTACCATATGCTTACGATGCTTTGGAACCACACATTGATGTTGAAACAATGCATTTACATCATGACAAACACCATAACACTTATGTGACAAACTTAAATGCAGCAGTTGAAAAATATCCTGAATTAGGCGAAAAATCTGTAGAAGATTTAATTTCTGATTTAGCAGCAGTTCCTGAAGATATTCGCACAGCCGTACGCAACAATGGTGGTGGACATGCAAACCATACATTCTTTTGGGAAATTATGGCACCAAACGCTGGTGGCGAACCTGTAGGCGAGCTAAAAGCAGCGATTGACGAAAAATTTGGTAGCTTTGATGCATTCAAAGCAGAATTTAAAGCAGCAGCGACTAGCCGATTTGGTTCTGGTTGGGCTTGGTTAGCTTTAAATAATGGGTTATTAGAAGTGACTTCTACACCAAATCAAGATTCTCCATTAATGGATGGTCGTACACCAATTGTTGGTTTAGACGTTTGGGAACACGCGTATTACTTAAACTACAAAAATGTTCGTCCAGACTATATTGATGCTTTCTGGAACTTAGTGAACTGGGAAAAAGCAAACGAATTATACAACGCAGCAAAATAA
- a CDS encoding GtrA family protein, with translation MNFLVKWKQRLEERKLWEVFIYLFFGVLTTIVNIAVHFTCLDVFGWHYMVATVVSWVVSILFAFVTNKRWVFHSKTETSIEWVMEFSKFVFYRLLSLVMDMGSMYVLIELIHTGDIVAKIFTQVLVVVANYVFSKFLIFTRK, from the coding sequence ATGAATTTTTTAGTGAAATGGAAACAACGATTAGAAGAAAGAAAATTATGGGAAGTTTTTATTTATCTTTTTTTTGGTGTCTTAACAACAATTGTTAATATTGCTGTTCATTTTACTTGTTTAGATGTATTTGGTTGGCATTATATGGTCGCTACGGTTGTTTCATGGGTTGTTTCGATTTTATTTGCTTTTGTCACGAATAAACGTTGGGTTTTTCATTCTAAAACAGAAACAAGCATAGAATGGGTCATGGAATTTTCAAAGTTTGTTTTTTATCGTTTGTTATCATTAGTGATGGACATGGGAAGTATGTATGTGTTAATTGAACTCATTCATACTGGAGATATCGTCGCAAAAATCTTTACGCAAGTCCTAGTAGTTGTTGCAAATTATGTTTTCAGTAAGTTTTTAATTTTCACACGTAAATGA
- a CDS encoding DUF1189 domain-containing protein, protein MSLIQLAKHSFFNFPQLKEARKVGLGKIIFYIFLLSALSAIPITFQVLQIFKDIQTDGQEIANQIPDFTIEDGKLKTENAEKGFIYQTNSIIFTFDPEGRRTPEDVSKDMVGNFLSVGLLSEELIVTLPSTDATSSILGGNKLELLYTDLTNPQLLNGKMLRDMLENHQTPWWVFVIIFAVALYPSFLSLITSILIATLFGNIYCRFRQVRYSFIDNLKIATLCVTLPVVVATLVHALTYTFDSSTFILLSTLFIFTRAVRPEKNIT, encoded by the coding sequence ATGTCATTAATTCAACTTGCAAAACACTCTTTTTTTAATTTCCCTCAATTAAAAGAGGCTCGAAAAGTCGGCTTAGGGAAAATTATCTTTTACATCTTTTTATTAAGTGCACTATCTGCGATTCCAATTACCTTTCAAGTCCTACAAATTTTTAAGGACATTCAAACTGATGGGCAAGAAATCGCCAATCAAATTCCTGATTTTACCATTGAAGATGGAAAACTAAAAACTGAAAATGCTGAAAAAGGGTTTATTTACCAAACCAACTCCATTATTTTTACTTTTGATCCTGAAGGTCGCCGAACACCAGAAGATGTTTCAAAAGATATGGTCGGCAACTTTTTAAGCGTTGGTTTACTTTCAGAAGAATTGATTGTCACCTTGCCCTCAACTGACGCCACTAGTTCTATTTTAGGTGGAAACAAGTTAGAACTACTTTATACAGATCTGACTAATCCTCAACTGCTTAACGGAAAAATGCTACGAGATATGTTAGAAAATCATCAAACACCTTGGTGGGTCTTTGTCATTATCTTTGCAGTTGCCTTGTATCCATCATTTTTGAGTTTGATTACTTCTATTTTGATTGCAACTTTATTTGGCAATATTTATTGTCGTTTCCGTCAAGTCCGTTATTCTTTTATCGATAACTTAAAAATTGCCACACTTTGCGTCACCTTGCCGGTTGTCGTCGCAACACTGGTTCATGCACTAACGTATACCTTTGATAGTAGCACCTTTATTTTATTAAGTACCTTATTCATTTTCACACGTGCTGTGCGTCCAGAAAAAAATATTACCTGA
- a CDS encoding phosphoglycerate dehydrogenase — translation MIKYILSTRSFREEFIRQMREISTDYQFITTEEIQSSFEWNKVEITLGWSKDWADKLLVPSTSLKWVQAISAGVDTLPLNEFAKYQIKLSNASGIHAQSITDHILAILFMQSRGIFEAINSQQQAHWQQDVTINNLQDLRILIVGTGKIGQRLAKCLEFLQCHPIGINTNGRAIEHFHETYSIVELAPQTQKADVIINILPLTEDTHHLYDDDFFATMKKSATFINVGRGASVDTTALYQALLDHSIHFAALDVFEEEPLPKEHPLWTLDNVLITPHISGYTPHFQKAFMRIFIENFKSFATTGHLTKNAVNIQSGY, via the coding sequence ATGATTAAATATATTTTATCTACACGCTCATTTCGCGAAGAATTTATTCGTCAAATGCGGGAAATTTCGACTGACTATCAATTTATCACTACCGAAGAGATTCAGTCTTCCTTTGAATGGAACAAAGTAGAAATCACCCTTGGATGGTCGAAAGATTGGGCAGATAAATTACTTGTTCCTTCCACTTCATTAAAGTGGGTACAGGCTATTTCTGCAGGGGTCGACACCTTACCTTTAAATGAATTTGCAAAATATCAGATTAAATTATCTAATGCAAGTGGAATCCATGCACAATCAATTACAGATCATATCTTAGCCATTTTATTTATGCAAAGTCGGGGGATTTTTGAAGCAATTAATAGCCAGCAACAAGCCCATTGGCAACAAGATGTGACCATTAATAATCTACAAGATTTACGTATTTTGATTGTCGGCACTGGAAAAATCGGACAACGCTTGGCAAAATGCTTAGAATTTCTTCAATGTCACCCTATTGGTATTAACACTAATGGTCGAGCAATTGAGCATTTTCATGAAACATATTCGATTGTGGAATTGGCACCTCAAACGCAAAAAGCAGATGTCATTATCAATATTCTACCATTAACCGAAGATACCCATCATCTATACGACGACGATTTCTTTGCAACAATGAAAAAGTCAGCTACTTTTATTAATGTTGGTCGTGGTGCAAGTGTGGATACTACGGCCCTTTATCAAGCATTACTTGATCATTCGATCCATTTTGCCGCACTCGATGTTTTTGAAGAAGAACCTTTACCAAAGGAACATCCTTTATGGACCTTAGACAATGTACTAATTACGCCACATATCTCTGGATATACTCCGCATTTTCAAAAGGCGTTTATGCGAATTTTTATCGAAAATTTCAAGTCATTCGCTACGACAGGTCATCTCACTAAAAATGCCGTGAATATTCAATCTGGATATTAA
- a CDS encoding glycosyltransferase family 2 protein, which translates to MLSIIVPCYNEEESLPLFINEVEKVAVNIEHKLEYIFVNDGSKDQTLQVLRNLHKQMPDKVRYISFSKNFGKEAGLYAGLQAAKGDLITVMDADLQDPPELLPQMIQMIEESDIDCVGTRRADRQGEPPIRSFFAKMFYKLVNKFGDTEMVDGARDFRLMTRQMVDAILEVTEYNRFSKGIFSWVGFKTEYLSYENRERVAGETSWSFWSLFKYSIDGIVNFSDAPLTIASVIGAISCIGAGIALLFIVFRALIFGDHTEGWPSLVSIILFVSGIQLLCIGIIGKYIGKIFLETKKRPIYIVKETEEK; encoded by the coding sequence ATGTTATCAATTATAGTCCCTTGTTATAATGAGGAAGAATCTCTTCCCCTATTTATTAACGAAGTAGAAAAAGTAGCTGTGAATATCGAACATAAATTGGAATATATTTTTGTGAATGATGGATCGAAAGATCAAACATTACAAGTGTTGCGAAATCTCCACAAACAAATGCCTGATAAGGTGAGATATATTTCTTTTTCAAAGAATTTTGGGAAAGAAGCAGGGTTATATGCTGGATTACAAGCGGCAAAAGGTGACTTAATTACTGTCATGGATGCTGATTTGCAAGACCCTCCAGAACTATTACCCCAAATGATTCAAATGATTGAGGAATCAGATATTGATTGTGTGGGTACTAGACGTGCTGATCGTCAAGGCGAACCACCAATTCGTAGTTTTTTTGCTAAAATGTTTTACAAATTAGTGAATAAATTTGGTGACACTGAAATGGTAGACGGCGCACGTGATTTTCGTTTGATGACTAGACAAATGGTAGATGCTATTTTAGAAGTGACAGAATACAATCGTTTTTCAAAAGGTATCTTTAGTTGGGTAGGCTTCAAAACCGAATATCTATCTTATGAAAACCGTGAGCGTGTAGCTGGAGAAACATCGTGGTCTTTTTGGAGCTTATTTAAATATTCAATAGATGGTATTGTTAATTTTTCAGACGCACCATTAACAATTGCTTCAGTCATCGGTGCAATTTCGTGTATCGGAGCTGGAATTGCGTTGCTATTTATTGTGTTTCGGGCATTAATTTTTGGTGATCATACAGAAGGATGGCCATCGTTAGTATCCATTATTTTATTTGTAAGTGGTATTCAACTGTTATGTATCGGGATTATTGGGAAGTATATTGGGAAAATATTCTTAGAAACTAAAAAACGTCCGATTTACATTGTCAAAGAAACCGAAGAAAAATAA
- a CDS encoding HesB/YadR/YfhF family protein yields MKMIITDTALAWFKKEVVLQPGTGIRFFGKIYGNTQVHDGFSVGMSVDRPEHPLFEETVDGILFFAEESDDWFFKGVEMTVDYDEKLNEPKYLFTEL; encoded by the coding sequence ATGAAAATGATAATTACAGATACAGCATTAGCATGGTTTAAAAAAGAAGTGGTCTTACAACCAGGAACAGGTATTCGCTTCTTTGGAAAAATTTATGGAAATACTCAAGTTCATGATGGATTTTCAGTAGGGATGTCAGTTGATCGTCCAGAACATCCACTTTTTGAAGAAACTGTTGATGGCATTTTGTTTTTTGCTGAAGAAAGTGATGATTGGTTCTTTAAAGGGGTAGAAATGACTGTTGACTATGATGAAAAATTAAACGAACCAAAATATTTATTTACAGAGTTATAA
- a CDS encoding potassium channel family protein gives MRQNYAIIGLGRFGGSICRTLIESGQEVLAIDSNEDRVNEYMNIATHAVVGNAQDEMTLRSLGIRNFDHVIVAIGEDIQASILVTLMVKEMGVPNVLAKAQNEYHARVLEKIGADRVVHPERDMGIRIAHNLVSKNILDFIELSDEFSLAEIRVNNERFFNRTLLELNFRQKFGLTVVAIRRGNGKVVVSPSASEIVRENDNLLVIGNTDEVDLLDDKLND, from the coding sequence ATGAGACAAAATTATGCCATTATTGGCTTAGGTCGTTTCGGTGGGAGTATTTGCCGAACTTTGATAGAATCAGGACAAGAGGTTTTAGCAATTGATAGTAATGAAGATCGTGTCAATGAATATATGAATATTGCTACGCATGCCGTTGTCGGAAATGCGCAAGATGAAATGACTTTACGTTCATTAGGTATTCGAAATTTTGACCATGTCATTGTTGCCATTGGTGAGGATATTCAAGCGAGCATTTTGGTAACTTTAATGGTAAAAGAAATGGGCGTACCTAATGTTTTGGCTAAAGCACAAAATGAGTATCATGCACGTGTGTTAGAAAAAATTGGTGCGGATCGTGTTGTCCATCCTGAAAGAGATATGGGCATTCGTATTGCTCATAATTTGGTATCTAAAAATATTTTAGATTTCATTGAACTTTCGGATGAATTTTCATTGGCTGAAATTCGTGTAAACAATGAACGTTTCTTCAATAGAACATTGCTAGAATTGAATTTTCGTCAGAAATTTGGTTTAACGGTTGTCGCTATTCGTCGAGGGAATGGTAAAGTTGTTGTTTCACCTTCCGCAAGCGAAATCGTACGCGAAAATGATAATTTACTTGTCATTGGAAATACAGATGAAGTAGATTTACTTGACGATAAATTAAATGACTAG
- a CDS encoding response regulator transcription factor codes for MIRVLLVDDHEMVRLGVSSYLLIQDDIEVVGEAENGIIGYEKALELRPDVILMDLVMDEMDGIESTKAILKDWPEAKIIIVTSFIDDEKVYPAIEAGAAGYMLKTSTAHEIADAIRATQRGERVLEPEVTTKMVNRMTNKTMQLHEELTNREREVLMLISQGKSNQEIADELFITLKTVKTHVSNILSKLEVEDRTQAAIYAFKHKLVK; via the coding sequence ATGATACGAGTATTGTTGGTCGATGATCATGAAATGGTTCGTTTAGGTGTTTCTTCGTATTTACTGATTCAAGATGATATTGAGGTAGTTGGCGAAGCGGAGAACGGCATAATAGGGTATGAAAAAGCGTTAGAGTTACGTCCAGATGTCATATTGATGGACTTAGTTATGGATGAAATGGACGGGATTGAATCGACAAAAGCGATTTTAAAAGACTGGCCGGAAGCTAAAATTATTATCGTAACCAGTTTTATTGATGATGAAAAAGTATATCCAGCGATTGAGGCGGGTGCGGCAGGTTATATGTTAAAAACGTCAACTGCTCATGAAATTGCCGATGCTATTCGTGCCACACAACGCGGAGAACGTGTGTTAGAACCCGAAGTGACGACTAAAATGGTCAATCGCATGACCAATAAAACGATGCAATTGCATGAAGAATTAACGAATCGTGAACGTGAAGTCTTGATGTTGATTTCACAAGGGAAAAGTAATCAAGAAATCGCAGATGAATTATTTATTACTTTGAAAACAGTTAAGACCCACGTTTCGAATATTTTATCAAAACTTGAAGTAGAAGATCGTACACAAGCTGCTATTTATGCATTTAAGCATAAGTTAGTAAAATAA